The segment TCATGTTGGGCGAAGGCTTGATCCAGGGCAAACCGGTCTGGTCAAACCACTGGCTTCGGATGTAGTGGCGCATGGGCACCACCATCAACTCGGCTTGCGGTAGCTTTTTGGCGGCACGTTCTCCGTTGAACATCTTGGCCAATTCGCCTACCGTCATGCCATGGGTGATAGGCAGGAAGTTGGGGCTGGTAACCGGTGCTTTGGCGTTTCTGCCTACGCCGCCGTCCACATACAGGCCGGTAATGGGGTTAGGCCGGTCCAGCACAATCATCAGTTTCTTGTTTTCCGCGGCGGCTTCCATCACGGCAGTCATGGTGGCGATGTATGTATAGTAGCGGGCTCCTACATCCTGGATATCGAAAATCAGCACGTCCACGTCCTTCAGCATTTCAGGCGTGGGCTTACGGACGTTCCCGTACAGCGATATTACTTTCAATCCGGTTTTCTTGTCTACCTCGTTGGCCACGTGCGTGTCTGCCTCGCCCCGTATACCGTGTTCGGGACTGAACAATTTGACCACCTTTACGTCTGAGCGGGCGTGCAGCAAATCCACAATATGGCCCTTGTCTGGCATAATGCCCGTATGGTTGGTCAGGATGGCTACCCGGCGGTTCTGTATGAAAGGAAGAAACTCTGGCGTTACCAACCGCTCAATGCCAATGATCACCCGGTTAGCCGGGGAGGTGGCTTTTGGAGTTTGCGAGAAAGCAGGGGCAAACCCTGGTAATAAAGTAATTAATAGAAAGAAAGTTAAGAAGGAGAGACATGTCTTCATCTTCCCAAGATAGCAAAAGAAGCGCAGGTTTTCCAGAAGAAGGTGCGGGCTGTTTAGGCCGTATTTTAGAAAACCAGACCTAAAACAAACGCAGGATTATAGCCCATCACCGTACTTAAAATGGGAATTCACGGTAACAGGTAATTTGCCTTGAGGTGTCAACTCGCCTATCAGCAATTTGGCGGCAGCGGCCTGTACCGCGGGTAATTGCTGGTACCCCACCAACAGTGCACTGGCCTCGTGAATGTTTTCAAACCGGTTGAGGGTATAAGCATTGTCAAACAACACCACCACGCATCTTTTCTTCCGGATGAGTTCGTTTACCAATGCTCTTTCCTCGGGAGTAAAACCCAGGTTATTGCTGGGCCTGATGCTGGGGCCATAGATACTGATCAACAGCAAGTCATACTTCAGTAATTCCTTCCGGAGTTTTTCTAGATCTTTTTTATTGGTTTTGCGAGGCAAAAAGAAATCTGTGGTGGTGAGAGAGGCCTTAATTTTCTGTTGGAAAAAAGTGCTTCTATTGCCGCCTAATGCCAGACTTGCCACTTTCCGGCGCTTCTTTTCTTCCAGCGGAATTAGTTTCCGTTTGTTCTGGAGCAGGGTAAGCGAGCCTTCGGCCAGATTGCGCAGCATTACGTGCGCGTGCGGGGCATGCAGGTCTTTGTACAGACTGTCTATTTCAATGGGTTTGTACTTGTTCAGGCCTAACCAGTATTTAGCGGCCAACACCTTTTTGCACCGACGGTCTATCTCTTTCTGGCTAAGCCTGCCCTGCCTGATCGCGGCTTTGATAGCGGCCAATGCTTTGGGTACGTTCACTAAACGCTCCAGCACATCGTTACCGGCCTCTAAAGCCATGACTTCGGCCTCGCCGGGAGCGAAGTATTTGGTCACACCTTTCATGACCATAGCGTCTGTGAAGATAAGCCCCGCGTACCGGAATTCTTTTTTCAAAATGCCGGTCACAATGGGTTTGGACAGAGTGGCTGGTAAGTTGGCGGTAGAGTCTAATTTAGGTAAATGAATGTGACCCACCATCACACCGCCCACCCCGCTTTGAATAAGATGCCGAAAGGGGTGCAGTTCTAAAGAATCAAGCCGGTTACGGCCATAGGGAATTACGGGCAGATCCAGGTGAGAGTCAACTTCGGTATCACCATGACCAGGAAAGTGCTTGGCCACGGCAATAATGCCGTTGTCCTGCATGCCCATCATCTGGGCCAGACTTTTAGAGCTTACATCGTCTTTATTTTCCCCGAAAGACCGGTAACTGATGATAGGGTTCTTGGGGTTGTTGTTCACGTCTACCACCGGGGCGAAATTTACGTGCATGCCCATGCGGGTGAATTCATGCCCCATTTCTACGCCCATCTGGTAAATGAGACTGTCATTGTTGATGGCGCCCAGCAACATGGGCAATGGGTATTGCATGGCGCTGTCCATGCGCATGCCAATACCATTCTCGGCGTCCATGCCAATCCAGAGAGGAATCTTAGAGGCGGCCTGTAACCGGTTTGTCATTTTAGCCTGCCGTATGGGCCCACCCTGGAAGAAAATCAGTCCACCTACTTTGTACCGCCTGATGAGTAACCGTACGTCCTCCTCGTGCTGGGCTCCTTGGTTAGAGAACACCTCAATCATCATGAGTTGCGTGATGCGCTCATCTGGTGTCATGCGCCTGAACACTGAATCTACCCACTTGTTTTTGCGGTTAAGGGCGGTGATCAGGGCATTAGGGTATTTGATGGTGTCCTCCGGGGAGATAGGCTGCGGTTTGAAGACCACTGTGTCATCTGCGTGCGGATCTTTCTTTTTACACGCAGAAAACGTGAGGCCTGCCAACAGCACCACTAGCAAACAGACAAAAAGGGAAGGTTTTAGACGATTGGTTGAGAACATAGGTAACAAGCGATAATCTATCTCTAAGGGCTGCTCTGCAGAGAAGACCTTAGAAAGCCCTTACCTTACGGCATAAGACCGAGATGGTTGATGTGGCGGACAGAAGTACCCAGAAGAAACAGGGCTTAGTTCTGTAAGTGCTTCTAAGATAGAAGCGAAAGGTATGGTTTTCTTTCTCAACTGCAGAACAAAGTAGAAAGTACTTAAAACAAAAACGCCTTTGCCGGAAGTATTCCAGCAAAGGCGTTTATTAGAGGTAAATTGCTTTGAGCTTACTTTTTGAAAATCTCCCCGAAAAACTGCTTCATAGCTTCCCAGGACCTGCGGTCAGCCGCTGCATTGTAAGCAGCTCCTTTTTTGATGTCTGACCCAGCTTCAGGATTGGTGAAAGAATGGACAGCGTTGCTGTAGGCAATGAATTGGTAATCCACGTTAGCATCGTTCATTTCTTTGAAGAAAGCATCTACCTCGGCTTTGGGTACGAAGGGATCAATGGCGCCGTGGGCCACTAACACTTTGGCTTTGATGTTCTTGGCATCGGCTGGAGAGGGAGTAGCCAAGCCTCCGTGGAAACTTACCACACCGGCTACATCGGCGCCGCTCCGGGCCAATTCCAGCACGGTGGTGCCGCCAAAGCAGTACCCAATGGCTGCCACTCTGGAGGCATCTACGTTGGGTTGTTTTTTGACCTGGGCTAAGGCCGCATTGACGCGCTGGCGTAGCAAAGGCACGTTGTTTTTGTATTTGCCGGCTTCAGCGGCAGATTCCTGTGGGGTTTTAGGTCTCACACCTTTGCCGTAGATATCAGCTGCAAAGGCTACGTAGCCCATTTTGGCCAACTGTTCACACCGTTTCCGGGTGTAATCACTAATGCCGTTCCACTCGTGCACCACCAGTACTGCCGGAAGTTTGCCTTTCTTAGAGGCGTCATAAGCAAGGTAACCCTCTAAGGTGGTGGTTCCTTCTTTATATTCTACCACCTGGGTTTTGATTTGTTGGGCCTGAGCCGATACTGCCATAAAGGTTAACAGGAAAGCAAAAGCAAAAGAAAGCTTATTCATAAACGAGGTTGGGTTTAAAGTGGTGATGTAGCCTCTCTATCGTGAATCGTAATCAGAAAGGTGAGCAAAACTTCACGGTGGTGGCAGTTTCGCCTTGCATCGGCTTAGAGAGTAACTCCGTTGCCTCTGGAATGGTTTTGAGACGCCGCTTTCTTTTGAGAAACCAGGTGCCTGGTTGATAGCAGATCTTTACCTCAAAGAGAATAAAACCATCAAAACCGTAGGGAGGCATTCAAGCCAGCTCCGCCGTTATGCCATGCCGGAGAGACAACCCAGCTTCTTTTATTGATGGCCTTCTTTACCCTGTGATACCCCCAGTAGGTGGCTTTGCCGGTAAGGTAACCCAGGGCAGCCCCAGCCAGGACATCAGAAGCCCAGTGTTTGTTGTCATTGATGCGGGACAAACCCACCAACGTGGCTAAGCCGTAGGCCGCCTGAGGCACCCAGTGGTTGTCTTGGTACACAGAGGCAATGGCGGTAGCCGCGGCAAAGGCGTTAGAGGTATGCGAGGAGGGAAAGGAAGTGTTTTGGCCATCACCATTTGGGCCTTCAAACAAGTGGCTGTCATTTGTGCTGCTAGGCCGATGCCTTTGAAAAGTTTTCTTCAATTTGTCAGTGGCCAGGGCATTCAGGTAAAAGCTACCTAACCCCACAATGGCCGCCTCTTTCATTTTGGGGCGTTTAGCCAAAGCACCCACTGTGAACATGGTCGCAAAAGTAGCTTGTATGGGCAGGGCAGTGCCCATGGGGTCCAGCACCTTGGCTGCATTGTTAGAGGCCGAGGTCCTGCTCTGCTGCGCCAGGTACTGAATGTGCCTGTCTAAACGGTTATAAGAATGGATAAACATACCCGTCACCACCAGGGCAGTGGAGGATTTAAGCAGGAATCTTCGGTGCTGCTTCACCCATGAGGGTTTGGGTTGATAGAGGGTGAAGGTAGTGTCTTTTGGTTCTTGGAGAGGAGTTGAGTTAAAAGAGTCGGCAACTACAGATGCTCTGAAAAGGCAAAGCAACGCTACTATGAGCAGGAACAGGCGCATAAGAACTTAAGAGTCAAAAGAGTAGAAGATGTTTTTTGAAGGCTATTCCTCCTCTTTTAGTTTCATGATGCTCAGTATTTACTTATAAAATTTGCCTCCTTCTTAGTTGGGTAGCTACAAGGTGTAACTTCTTTTATCTTAAGGGAATAGCATTTAAGAAAGGCGGGGGAGAAAGCAGATTTTAGAGTCTGTTTTCAGGAAAGGGGCATAAAACAGGCGGGCTCCTCTTTTAGTGAGGAGCCCGCCTGTTTTACTTAACACTGTGGTTGATGGGGATTTAATTATCGCCTTGCATTTTATTCTGAATGGCTTGCTGCAGTTCCATCATGTGCGGCTCTACTTTGGCCTGGCCAATCTGTGCACTTTTCATAGTGATGACAGACTGTTTCTGGGCCATTTTCTTGCCCACTGGGGTAAGGTAAAATGCATTCAGTTCTTTCAGTTCTTTCTCAGTGAATTCATCCATGTATAATTTGATAAGGTCGCCTTTCACGGCATCCCAGTTCATGTACTTGGAAAAGAAGGACCGCACTTCCACCTCGGCCGCTTTCATGGCCGGAACCTGTTCCATTTGCATGGTCAGCATCTGTTGAAGGTTGTCGTCAATGGTTTTGGGGCTGCCCATGGTTAAGAGCAGAGTTTCGGCGGCTTTGTAATGGCTGCTCTGAGTTTGTGCCATGGCACTGCCTGCTGAAACCACCAGCAGAAACACCCAAAGAGAGAATATCTTTTTCATTTTAGAGGGTTGATTAGGCTCCTAATTACGTAAGGGGCTGCAGAATAACCAGCATAGCCCAGTATTTATTTTGGAGAGCCATAGAGGTAGTAAACCACGGGAAACTACTTCCGTACCACAGGGTTGAAAGCATTTTCCCTACAACCATCCCTTTTGCACCTAGTTTTATGAAAATAACCAAAAAAGAGACTGCCTACCAGGGCTATTACCGGCTACAGGTTTTTACGGTAGAAGACAAAGGAAAAGAATTTGAACGCGAGGTCTTCCAGACCGGTAGGGCGGCGGCGGCGCTGGTCTATGACACCAAGAAGCAGAAGTTCATTTTGGCTAAGCAGTTCAGGCCAGCCGTGGAGCAGGAGATGGTAGAAGCAGTGGCCGGCATGCTGGACAGCGCTGACGAAAAGCCAGAGGCTGCCATCCGGCGCGAAATAGAAGAGGAGATCGGCTATGCCGTAGATCACCTGCAACTCTTGTATGAATACTTCCCGTCACCGGGTGCTTTCTCAGAGCAAATGTTCTTGTTTTACGCCGAAGTAAGTGAGAAAACGGGTGAAGGTGGGGGCAAAGACGATGAAAACGAAGACATTACCACGCTTGAACTTACCCCGGAACAATTGGTGAAACAGCCTATTACAGACGGGAAAACCATTCTGGCCATTGAGTGGGCTAAAGCCAATCTGCTGCCAAAGCTGAAAGAACAGAAGAACGGCAAGAAGTCTTCCTGAAGTTGAATCTTCAGCGGGAAAGCGGTTCTAATATCAGTGGTACTTTAACTCTCCCGGCTTACTCCCGTAAACAGACTCACAAGTTTAGTGTATTAACCTATTAACCTGACCATACTATGGAAGATCAAAATAAAAACCAAGGCACGCCTCAGCAAGAAGGTTCTGGCTCCAACAACAGCCAGGACGGAAATAACGGAGAAGGTGTATTTGCAGACCATAATTACGGCACCAAGGCCGAGGGCGGTAATACGGCTAACTATGACGCTGATGGCAATTTTGTTGACTTCAACGGCAAAGAAGACTATGGCACCCCACATGTTGATATAAACGGTGGCGGAGACATCCAGGGCCGTCGTGGCGGAGGATACGGTGAAAAAGACTTGGAACTGGGCAAACACCCAACCGGAGACAACAAACAAGCCAAACATGACGCCGAAAGTGACAAGGATACCGGTTACGGTACTCACGCCGGTGGCCTAAGCGATAGCCACAGCGGCTTCAAAGGAAACCACAACGGTAACGACGGGACTGGTGGTGGCCGCAGCAGCGGACACGCAGGGCACGGGGGAGACCCGGATGATGAGAAATACTCGCCTAACAAAGGCGGCAAAGACCAGAACAATGATCCAGACGTAGCTGGCAGAGGAGCTAGAACTAATTAGGAACATCATTTCAGGAAACAAGAAGGCCTGTCTCTGTTAAGAGGCAGGCCTTCTTGTTTTAGAGCCATTTTGTCAAAAGCACCTGAGAAATACCAGCCAGGAATACTTAGCTAAAAAAGGAAACTTCCGTAAAAAGACGGGACAAGGCAAAGGCTTCAACCACCTGATAGGCAGTCACCTTGAACAAGAAGCTTTAAAATAGCATATGGCAGAAGACACCCTGACGCTTGAACTGGACGGGCACCAAGTCCAGATTTCACACCCGGAGAAACAGTATTGGCCCGAGGAAGACATCACCAAGAAAGACCTGGTGCTCTACTACCAAAGCATGGCAGATGTCATTCTGCCTTACCTGCAAGATCGTCCTGAGTCTCTGCTGCGCCACCCCAATGGTATTTCTAAACCCGGGTTCTTCCAGAAGGATGCCGGAGACCAAGCGCCAGATTGGGTGCAGACCACCTCCATCAAAGCAGAATCTACGGGCAAAGATGTAGACTACATTGTCTGCCAAAACAAAGCCACCTTAGCGTACTTGAACAACCTGGGGTGCATTCAACTCAACCCCTGGAACTCAACCCTGCAAAACCTGCACAAGCCTACTTACCTGGTGCTGGACCTAGACCCCGGCGAGAATACCTATGATGAAGTAGTGGAAACCGCCTTGGTAGCCAAACAAGTGCTGGATGAACTGGAGATACCGGTGTATGTCAAGACCTCAGGCGCCACGGGCATGCACCTGTATGTTCCACTGGGTGCTAAGTGGCCGTTTGAGCAGGTGAAGGAACTGGCTTTTGCGTTGGCCCAACGGGTGCATGAGCAATTGCCAGACCTCACCAGCTTAGAGCGTAGCCCTAAAGAGCGCCGGAACCAGATCTACATAGATTTCCTGCAGAATGCCATTGCCCAAACTGTAGCTGCACCCTATTGTGTGCGGCCCCGGGCAGGTGCCCCAGTTTCTACCCCTCTTTTGTGGAAAGAAGTAAAAACCGGATTGCACCCTTCGCAGTTTACTATACAGAACGTGCCGCAGCGCGTGAAAGAATTAGGTGACCCCTTTCTGCCCGTGTTGGGCAAAGGCATTGATGTGCCCGCTTCCCTCAAAAAACTGAAAAAATAAAACTATGGAAAAGAAAAGAAGAAACTCCCTCTTGCTGGCTGGGGCTGGTTTAAGTGCATTAGTGGCCTTACGGGCCTTCACCAAACGAAAACGTGAGTTCTCCTTCACAGACCGTACGGTCCTGATTACGGGAGGAAGCCGGGGGCTGGGTTTAGTGTTAGCCAGGATGTTTGCCGAGCAAGGAGCAAAGATAGCGATCTGTTCCCGCACTCAGCACCAGCTAGATACCGCCCGCGAAGAACTGCAGGCCGGTGGGGCTACGGTTTTGGCTTTCAACTGTGACGTGACTGACCGGGCGCAGGTAAGAGCCATGATCTCAGAGATTAAGGAAAAGCTGGGACCAATAGAAGTACTCATCAACAATGCGGGCATTATTGCCGCCGGGCCTTTAGAGGAAATGCGGGTAGAGGATTTTAGAGCCGCCATGGACATCCACTATTTCGCTTCGCTCTACACCATGCTGGAAGTGATCCCGGAAATGAAAGCCCGGGGCGAAGGACGTATTGTCAACATTGCCTCTGTTGGTGGAAAAGTGAGTGTACCGCATCTGGTGCCGTATAGTGGCAGCAAGTTTGCGTTGGTGGGCATGTCTGAAGGTTTCCGGTCTGAACTGCTGAAAGACGGAATTTATGTGACCACCATCAACCCGGGCCTTATGCGTACTGGCAGCGCCCGCAATGCCTTTGTGAAGGGGCAAAACCAGAAAGAATACACCGCCTTTGCCTTGATGGATGCCAATCCCATGATTTCGCTCGCGGCCAATGTTGCCGCCCAGAAAATTATGGACGCCTGCCGGTATGGGAAAGCAGAAGCGACATTGGGGCTGAACGCCAAGTTCATCAGTACCCTGCATGGGCTTTTCCCCGGCACCACTGCTGATCTGATGGGCTACGTGAACATGTTTTTGCCGGGCCCGGGCGGAATAGGATCAAAAGCCGTGCGTGGGTATGAAAGCGAGACAGAGCTTACACAATCGGTTTTGAATGCTCCTAATCAAAAAGCGGCTCAGGAGAACAATGAAATGTAAAAGGGTTAAAGGAAGATGGGCTGATAATTGAGGTTAATTTTTTTACTTAGTTTTCTTCCTAAAAGCCTTTGTCTCAGAATATCCCGTACACCTTAGTTCATTTAACCCAAACCATTATGAGCGATACCACTGTAACTAAAATTGACGGTGCTTTTTCTCCAAAAGGAGAAGACGGAGAAAAGTACCTGGCCTCTGGAAAAACAGTTTCCATGCGCCTCTGGGAAAAAGAACAGCCCGACGACACCAAGCCTGAAGTACGCCGCGAGTACGAAACCGTAGGTTATGTGATCTCCGGACGTGCCGAGTTGCATGTAGAAGGGCAGACGGTGATACTGGAGCCCGGCAACTCATATGTGGTGCCTAAAGGGGCCTCGCACACCTACCGTATTCTGGAGGAATTCACCGCCGTAGAAGCTACTTCGCCGCCTGCTCAGGTGAAAGGTCGTGATGAAGGCTGATAATTCTAGATACTCTAACTCCTGAGCTATCAAGTTTAGGAAAATTTTCCTCTTAGTACTTGCTAGTCCTGTTTACTTGTCTAAATCAGTAAACAGGGCCAGCAAGGTATCTTTTCAGTTTAAGATGGTGTGGTATAAACCTGCATGAAGAAATGAATACCAAAGAGCAGAATGACTTTTGTGAAAGTATAGGCAGGCTTGATTTTGAGCAGGCACGCATTAAACACGTTTTGTTTAAATCAAAGCTAAGAGCCCTGCTTTACGGAGCAGACATAGACCCCGCGCCGGTAGTCTCTACCACCGGGTGCTCTCTTGGAAAGTGGATTTATGAAGTAGCCATGCCCCGCATTGGGCACATGCCAGAAGTGAAAGACTTGGAGAGGATACACAATGACATGCATGCCATTGCCCATAGGCTACTGCAGGAATACCAACAAGGCAAGCAGGAGCAGGCCTTGAAAGAGCTTCAAAAGGTAGATGATACTGCCCAGAAGCTGTTGCACCTGCTTGATGTGATTGAACGCAGAACAATTGTTTAGAAAATATGTCAACACCTTTGTGCGCAGGCTGTTATTATGTCATGGGCTTACTCCTTGGTTCTATTACTCTCTGTTTGAAAGAACTTTTTGCTGCGGGTATAGTAAAGCTATAGGAGCCCGACGAAGAGTAGGGGCGAACCAGATGTACGACTAAAGCAAACAATTATGCCAGATAAAGTAAACAACCCCGGACCCGAAGAAAACAACAACTCGGCAAACAACATGGAACAAGGCAAACAGTCAGAGCACCAGCGCCAGGACGTCAGTGACAATGACAGCTATCGTCGCTCCATGACCGGGTATGATTCAAGCAAACAAGATGAGAACTTCATGGGTACCGAGAAAACAGGTGGCGGAAACTCACTGGATGAGCGCGACACCAATGATGGTGACTCAAACCAGGAAAACAACTTCTAACTTCCATTAGTAAAGCCCTTGGCGTATATGCGCTAAGGGTTTTTTTGTGCTTTTCTAGGAACTAAAAAAATATTTTGTACACCCTCTTTCATAGGGGCGGTTTAACTCTGATTTTGGAAAAACTGGCAGAAAACTTGCTATAAGAAGGGTATGCAATGATTTGATAGTGTCAGCGTTGAATCAATAGGCGTGTTCTTCTGTTATAAATTGACTATGAAAAGGCATATGAAAAAGGTTCTTTTATCAATACTTACCGGTTTAGTGATGACCGGTGCTTCGGTTGCCACACCCGCTGTGGCCGAGGTGAAGGGAGGAGCTGCAACCACATATGCAGCGTCTGCCAAACTAGGAGCTAGAGATATTATCACTGAAATTATTGACGTAGTGGGGTTGAAGCCTCGGTTTGAGGTGCGGGCGGCCAACGTGCCAAACGCGGCGGCAGTCATCATGAATGGCCAGCGGTACATCCTCTACAATGAAAACTTCGTGAACACGCTGAATAACGCCCTCAGAACAGACTGGGCTGGGGTGAGTATTCTGGCTCACGAGATTGGCCACCACCTGAACGGGCATACCCTTTCTAAAGGAGGCAGTAACCAGCGAGATGAATTGGAGGCCGATGAGTTCTCTGGTTTTGTGTTGCGTAAGATGGGTGCCAGCTTAAGCGAAGCCCAGGCCGCTATCAAAGCTTTAGCCGATGACGAAGATTCGTACACGCACCCGGGTAGAACCTCAAGGTTAGCGGCAATCAGCAAGGGCTGGAGAAATGCGCAGGATCAAATCCTGGCCAGTGCAAAAGCCGGAACCCCTAACCGTACAGTGGCTGGTATTAACCGTTCCATTGCTACAGAGCAGGCAGTAGCTAACAGCAGCAGACGTACTTCCTCTTCTTCGGCCAGAAGAATGCCATCGCAAAGCATTCTGCGCCAGGTGAAGTTGCAGAGCTTGCCTCAGGAGCGTATGTACGTGACCACTTCGTTGAACGTGGTGCGTGAAACCGAGAGAGGTATGGAAGTAATTGGTAAGCTAGAAAAAACAAACAACCGCAACTTCCCTTACGTGTTAGAGAGCCGCTACTTTAGCAACCTCTTCGTAAGTACTGACGGTTTACTACTTAATGAAAATGGCCAACGGGTGGGTGTGTTAACCACTACCTAAGCCTTTCTATATATTAATTGACTACCGCCACCTTCTTTCCAGAGGGTGGCGGTTTTTTATGGCACATTTACCTGCGTATAGAAGCCATTTTGAGTTCTGGAGTTCTTTAACCAGCCTTAAAAACAACCAAGAGGAGCCTGCAGGGTACAAGATGCCGTTTTTTGCCGTACCTTTTCACCATGAACCGTTGCTCTTTTCTTCAAGGCCTGTTAGTGGCCTCCTTTAGCTTTTGTGCCCTTAGCCTTAGCTCCTGCGCGCAGGAAGTTTACCAGCCCAACCAGGTTTTAAAAGATGTGGAGATACTTTCCGCTGACTCCATGGGTGGCCGATTACCCAACACTCCTGGGCACGCCAAGGCGCAGCAATATCTTCTGCAGCGTTATCAGAATATCGGGTTAAAACCAGTGGGACAACAGTACCAGCATACCTTCACTTTCACGCAGCGTAACACCACCACTACCCAGCCGGGGGTGAACCTGGTGGGCATGATTGAAGGGAAATCTGATAAAGTGATCGTGATCTCAGCGCATTATGACCACGTGGGTACCCGCAACGGAAAAGTCTTCAACGGCGCCGATGATGATGCCTCAGGGATTGGTGCTATACTGGCTTTAGCCACCCATTTTAATAAGCAGAAACCCCAGCATACTTTAATTTTTGCGGCCTTTGACGCGGAGGAACAAGGCCTGGCCGGGTCTAAAGCTTTCGTGGCTAACCTCCCCATCGCTAAAGAACGCATTCTGTTGAATGTAAACCTGGATATGGTGAGTATCTCAGAGAAAAATGAATTGTACGCGTCTGGTACCTACCATCACCCAAACCTTAAGCCTTTGCTGGAGCAAGTAAAAGTAGCAGAGGGATTGAACCTGAAATTCGGCCATGACCGCCCGGAGCAAGGCCATGATGACTGGACCTTGCAGTCTGACCATGGAAGCTTCCATCAGGCTAAAATTCCGTTCATTTACTTTGGGGTAGAGGATCATCCGCATTACCATAAAGAGACGGATGAGTTCAAAAACATCC is part of the Rufibacter tibetensis genome and harbors:
- a CDS encoding phosphatase PAP2 family protein, whose amino-acid sequence is MRLFLLIVALLCLFRASVVADSFNSTPLQEPKDTTFTLYQPKPSWVKQHRRFLLKSSTALVVTGMFIHSYNRLDRHIQYLAQQSRTSASNNAAKVLDPMGTALPIQATFATMFTVGALAKRPKMKEAAIVGLGSFYLNALATDKLKKTFQRHRPSSTNDSHLFEGPNGDGQNTSFPSSHTSNAFAAATAIASVYQDNHWVPQAAYGLATLVGLSRINDNKHWASDVLAGAALGYLTGKATYWGYHRVKKAINKRSWVVSPAWHNGGAGLNASLRF
- the ligD gene encoding non-homologous end-joining DNA ligase; the encoded protein is MAEDTLTLELDGHQVQISHPEKQYWPEEDITKKDLVLYYQSMADVILPYLQDRPESLLRHPNGISKPGFFQKDAGDQAPDWVQTTSIKAESTGKDVDYIVCQNKATLAYLNNLGCIQLNPWNSTLQNLHKPTYLVLDLDPGENTYDEVVETALVAKQVLDELEIPVYVKTSGATGMHLYVPLGAKWPFEQVKELAFALAQRVHEQLPDLTSLERSPKERRNQIYIDFLQNAIAQTVAAPYCVRPRAGAPVSTPLLWKEVKTGLHPSQFTIQNVPQRVKELGDPFLPVLGKGIDVPASLKKLKK
- a CDS encoding dienelactone hydrolase family protein, with the protein product MNKLSFAFAFLLTFMAVSAQAQQIKTQVVEYKEGTTTLEGYLAYDASKKGKLPAVLVVHEWNGISDYTRKRCEQLAKMGYVAFAADIYGKGVRPKTPQESAAEAGKYKNNVPLLRQRVNAALAQVKKQPNVDASRVAAIGYCFGGTTVLELARSGADVAGVVSFHGGLATPSPADAKNIKAKVLVAHGAIDPFVPKAEVDAFFKEMNDANVDYQFIAYSNAVHSFTNPEAGSDIKKGAAYNAAADRRSWEAMKQFFGEIFKK
- a CDS encoding glycoside hydrolase family 3 protein — its product is MFSTNRLKPSLFVCLLVVLLAGLTFSACKKKDPHADDTVVFKPQPISPEDTIKYPNALITALNRKNKWVDSVFRRMTPDERITQLMMIEVFSNQGAQHEEDVRLLIRRYKVGGLIFFQGGPIRQAKMTNRLQAASKIPLWIGMDAENGIGMRMDSAMQYPLPMLLGAINNDSLIYQMGVEMGHEFTRMGMHVNFAPVVDVNNNPKNPIISYRSFGENKDDVSSKSLAQMMGMQDNGIIAVAKHFPGHGDTEVDSHLDLPVIPYGRNRLDSLELHPFRHLIQSGVGGVMVGHIHLPKLDSTANLPATLSKPIVTGILKKEFRYAGLIFTDAMVMKGVTKYFAPGEAEVMALEAGNDVLERLVNVPKALAAIKAAIRQGRLSQKEIDRRCKKVLAAKYWLGLNKYKPIEIDSLYKDLHAPHAHVMLRNLAEGSLTLLQNKRKLIPLEEKKRRKVASLALGGNRSTFFQQKIKASLTTTDFFLPRKTNKKDLEKLRKELLKYDLLLISIYGPSIRPSNNLGFTPEERALVNELIRKKRCVVVLFDNAYTLNRFENIHEASALLVGYQQLPAVQAAAAKLLIGELTPQGKLPVTVNSHFKYGDGL
- a CDS encoding cupin domain-containing protein encodes the protein MSDTTVTKIDGAFSPKGEDGEKYLASGKTVSMRLWEKEQPDDTKPEVRREYETVGYVISGRAELHVEGQTVILEPGNSYVVPKGASHTYRILEEFTAVEATSPPAQVKGRDEG
- a CDS encoding SDR family NAD(P)-dependent oxidoreductase, with amino-acid sequence MEKKRRNSLLLAGAGLSALVALRAFTKRKREFSFTDRTVLITGGSRGLGLVLARMFAEQGAKIAICSRTQHQLDTAREELQAGGATVLAFNCDVTDRAQVRAMISEIKEKLGPIEVLINNAGIIAAGPLEEMRVEDFRAAMDIHYFASLYTMLEVIPEMKARGEGRIVNIASVGGKVSVPHLVPYSGSKFALVGMSEGFRSELLKDGIYVTTINPGLMRTGSARNAFVKGQNQKEYTAFALMDANPMISLAANVAAQKIMDACRYGKAEATLGLNAKFISTLHGLFPGTTADLMGYVNMFLPGPGGIGSKAVRGYESETELTQSVLNAPNQKAAQENNEM
- a CDS encoding exo-beta-N-acetylmuramidase NamZ family protein; the encoded protein is MKTCLSFLTFFLLITLLPGFAPAFSQTPKATSPANRVIIGIERLVTPEFLPFIQNRRVAILTNHTGIMPDKGHIVDLLHARSDVKVVKLFSPEHGIRGEADTHVANEVDKKTGLKVISLYGNVRKPTPEMLKDVDVLIFDIQDVGARYYTYIATMTAVMEAAAENKKLMIVLDRPNPITGLYVDGGVGRNAKAPVTSPNFLPITHGMTVGELAKMFNGERAAKKLPQAELMVVPMRHYIRSQWFDQTGLPWIKPSPNMINLTTATLYPAMCVLEGTNVSEGRGTMQPFEFIGAPWIDGEKLAKQLNSYKLAGITFKPASFKPDSVVDGIRIYPPKFVGQTCYGAQAVVTDRNKFESAKATVYIMHALKTLYPAQLEWKNSRLDGLWKTDVTRKQLQAGAAPQDIIKTWAEELAYFKTVRAKYLLYK
- a CDS encoding DUF2059 domain-containing protein, which produces MKKIFSLWVFLLVVSAGSAMAQTQSSHYKAAETLLLTMGSPKTIDDNLQQMLTMQMEQVPAMKAAEVEVRSFFSKYMNWDAVKGDLIKLYMDEFTEKELKELNAFYLTPVGKKMAQKQSVITMKSAQIGQAKVEPHMMELQQAIQNKMQGDN
- a CDS encoding NUDIX domain-containing protein, which gives rise to MKITKKETAYQGYYRLQVFTVEDKGKEFEREVFQTGRAAAALVYDTKKQKFILAKQFRPAVEQEMVEAVAGMLDSADEKPEAAIRREIEEEIGYAVDHLQLLYEYFPSPGAFSEQMFLFYAEVSEKTGEGGGKDDENEDITTLELTPEQLVKQPITDGKTILAIEWAKANLLPKLKEQKNGKKSS